One Bacillus horti genomic region harbors:
- a CDS encoding RNA polymerase sigma factor, translating to MEQKLIAQIQKGNREAFEQLYHRYAEYALRVATAITKSRTFAADAVQETFIRIYKNIQSFDRSRPFKPWFYRILINECHRFLEKKGKLIPTDHHWDNDLNLAQADQHDFEQYEDLYQAIGRLGDLYRIPIILKYLNEFSEKEIAELLELNQNTVKSRLLKGRQMLREEMERLSAKEGLSNGREKI from the coding sequence GTGGAACAAAAGCTAATTGCCCAAATTCAGAAAGGAAATAGAGAAGCCTTTGAGCAGCTTTACCATAGATATGCAGAGTATGCACTCCGCGTGGCTACAGCGATTACCAAAAGCAGAACCTTTGCTGCTGATGCTGTGCAAGAAACGTTTATCCGCATCTATAAAAATATTCAGTCCTTTGATCGTAGTCGTCCTTTTAAGCCCTGGTTCTATCGTATTTTAATCAATGAATGTCACCGTTTTTTAGAGAAAAAAGGAAAGCTTATTCCCACTGATCATCATTGGGATAACGACCTGAATTTAGCTCAAGCGGATCAGCATGATTTTGAACAATACGAGGATTTATATCAGGCTATCGGCAGGCTTGGTGACTTATACCGAATCCCTATAATTCTTAAATATTTAAATGAATTCTCGGAAAAAGAGATTGCAGAGCTGTTGGAGCTGAATCAAAATACGGTGAAATCTAGATTGCTAAAGGGGCGGCAGATGCTTAGAGAAGAGATGGAGAGGCTTTCGGCAAAGGAGGGATTAAGCAATGGACGAGAAAAAATTTGA
- a CDS encoding MFS transporter yields the protein MNHLYKDRRLHALLAANMLSSIGSGITMIAIPWLLVNREGGEQILGYVALGVTLILFIVSPYVGVLVDRMSRKKMMLLSEVLGFTLVSVLSFWGLVSGEFATWNLIALYFSGSLYYTLHYPTKMALNQELFDRSQFKSINSIIEVQGQAASMIAGGIASLLIERIDLFLLLCINISTYIIGFFLILTIPYSTVIEHTKKKVSILSNMIEGFRYFKSKPLLILFFTCSFLPFIAVMVGNYLFPVYIAKTLQANASVMGLSDMIYAIGAVLAGLTIPLIIKKFGNYVTILITMLLFTISLLITAWIPLVPLFLAMKIALGWGNAGTRVARNTIMMEIVPNELIGRVNSFFQAVGMGMRVSLIGFFTQTIVHTGVSISLSILGMILCLAFVGVWYSKKLFTSPAQATEPSVSS from the coding sequence ATGAATCATCTCTATAAAGACAGACGCTTACACGCTTTATTGGCAGCTAACATGCTATCTTCCATCGGATCCGGAATTACGATGATTGCCATCCCCTGGCTGCTTGTTAATCGGGAAGGTGGGGAGCAAATTTTAGGATATGTGGCCTTAGGAGTGACGCTGATTTTGTTTATCGTCTCTCCGTATGTTGGGGTACTCGTCGATCGAATGTCGAGGAAAAAAATGATGCTACTGAGCGAGGTTTTAGGCTTCACCCTCGTTAGTGTGTTATCATTTTGGGGATTAGTATCAGGTGAATTTGCCACATGGAATTTAATTGCCCTCTATTTTAGCGGATCACTCTACTATACCTTGCACTACCCGACAAAGATGGCCTTAAACCAAGAGCTTTTTGACAGATCACAATTCAAGTCGATTAACAGTATTATTGAGGTCCAAGGGCAAGCTGCCTCTATGATCGCGGGTGGGATAGCCAGCCTGCTGATCGAGAGAATCGATTTATTTCTTCTATTATGTATTAATATATCTACTTATATCATCGGTTTTTTCTTGATCCTGACGATTCCGTATTCCACTGTAATCGAACACACAAAGAAGAAGGTTTCTATCTTGTCAAACATGATCGAAGGCTTTCGTTACTTTAAAAGCAAGCCTTTGCTTATCCTCTTTTTTACATGCTCGTTCCTACCATTTATCGCTGTTATGGTTGGGAACTATCTGTTTCCTGTGTACATCGCCAAAACGTTGCAGGCAAACGCCTCCGTCATGGGCCTGTCAGACATGATTTATGCGATAGGTGCGGTCTTAGCCGGATTGACTATTCCTTTGATCATCAAGAAGTTCGGAAACTATGTCACGATATTAATCACCATGCTACTGTTTACCATTAGTCTATTGATTACCGCTTGGATTCCCCTTGTACCATTGTTTCTAGCTATGAAAATCGCATTAGGTTGGGGCAACGCAGGCACGAGAGTTGCTAGAAATACGATCATGATGGAAATCGTTCCAAATGAGCTAATTGGTAGAGTAAACAGCTTTTTTCAAGCGGTTGGTATGGGCATGCGGGTTAGCTTGATTGGCTTTTTTACACAAACGATTGTACATACAGGAGTCTCTATTTCTCTATCTATTTTAGGCATGATCTTATGCTTAGCTTTTGTCGGAGTTTGGTATAGTAAAAAGCTGTTTACCTCTCCAGCCCAAGCAACTGAACCGTCTGTTTCTTCATAA